A region of the Myxococcus stipitatus DSM 14675 genome:
ACTTCAGTGCACCAGTCGCTCGGAAGAACCCGAGCGCGGTGTGGCCACCCGGCCCATGCAGGCCAGGATGTGCTCGCGGTACTCGGTCAGCTCGCGCAGGCCGCAGAGCATCCACCGCCCGCCGATGACCAGCGTGGGCACGCCGCGCACGCCGCGCGCCGTCGCATCGCGGTGCTCGTCGAGGATGAGCCGCCGCGTCTCCTCGGAGCGGAACGCCGCGGAGAACTCGTTCATCGCCAGGCCCACGCGCGCCGCCAGCTCGAACACGACATCCGTGCGCGACACGTTGACGCCTTGCTCCAGCGCGGCGCGCTGCATGGCTCGCGCGAGGAACGCACGCGCCTGCGGTCCTTGCAGTCGCGCGGCCTCCAGCGCCGCCAGGGCCGGCACGCTGCTGCGCGGCGGGTCTCCTCCCAGCCACAGGTCCGTGGAGAGCAGCGGCGCTGTCGCATCCGACTCGCGTTGCGCGCGCTGCACTTCCTCCACCAACCCGCGCTTCTCGCGCTCCGTGGGAAGCACATCGTGCAGACGAAGCGGATACGGCCTCACGCTCCAACGCACGGCTTCGCCCAACTCCTGGCGCAAGACATCCAGGCGCAGGTCGGCGAGATAGCACCAGGAACACAGCACATCCTGGTAGACGGTAACCTGCAGCGGCTTGTGCGGCGTTTTCATTCGGGGCCGCCAGATTAGAGGCCACGCCGCGCCGCTGCCAACTCCCCATGACACGCGAGCTCGAAATCCATTCCTGTGTTCCTGAGGAGCATGCAAGGCACCTTCGGCCCAGGCTGCTCGCTTGCTTCAAGGCATGCGACCGACCTCGCGCGGCCGTCGTGGCTCACGTGCGCGAGAGGCGCGGAGCACTCGCCTTCAGCTCGGCGTAAGTCAGCGCGTGCTCGATGATTTCTCCCGCGATGTCCTGGCCCGTCGCGCGCTCCAGGCCCTCGAAGCCGGGGCTGGAATTGATCTCCATCAACCTGGGTCCCGCATGTCCCTCCAGCATGTCCACGCCCGCCACCTCCAGGCCGACGATGCTCGCGGCCCGCACGGCGGCCTCCGTGTACGCTGGAGGAAGCTCGATTGCCTGCCCTTCACCGCCGCGGTGGATGTTGGAGCGGAACTCGCCCTTCTTCGCCTTGCGTCGCATGGCGCCCACCACGCGCCTTCCCACCACGAGCGCCCGGACGTCGCGGCCCTCGCTCTCCGCGACGAACTCCTGCAGCACGATCTCCTGCCCCAGGTCCCAGAACGTATCCAGGATGGTCTGCACCTCCGGCAGCGTGTGCGCAATCATCACGCCCACGCCCTGCGTGCCCTT
Encoded here:
- a CDS encoding DsbA family oxidoreductase, translated to MKTPHKPLQVTVYQDVLCSWCYLADLRLDVLRQELGEAVRWSVRPYPLRLHDVLPTEREKRGLVEEVQRAQRESDATAPLLSTDLWLGGDPPRSSVPALAALEAARLQGPQARAFLARAMQRAALEQGVNVSRTDVVFELAARVGLAMNEFSAAFRSEETRRLILDEHRDATARGVRGVPTLVIGGRWMLCGLRELTEYREHILACMGRVATPRSGSSERLVH